The following proteins are co-located in the Halorubrum aethiopicum genome:
- a CDS encoding digeranylgeranylglycerophospholipid reductase, giving the protein MSNRYDVIIAGAGPAGAQCARDLADRGYDVVVLETEAEDEFPAQSNKSTGGTFASMMTSFGIPDDVVMHATESVVLESPNEHFIQDQPGFVLDFEAFKKFLVEDGRHKGAEYRFDARVRDPIVEDGDLVGVRYNRDQEVFGEIVIDATGPAAPLAKDLGIANLERENHAIGIEYLFEGVDLNHPEFADLTDAMMLRLDHEYAPGGYSWIFHTGDDTAKVGICYIQNERYQENAIHDRTVDGYLEHWLDTDPRFENARQIAESPVRGSAHVQPPGSMSTDSFMAIGDTVPSVDPVWGEGIYKCMKSARAAAMTADRCLTRTKNTSAEEMGVYDDLWNEQVAPRQDRRLMMTRLLYLAPNERYDRLMQDLNKLSRDTLSDINDGSKQEIVKLLYPSDLSYLWKYWRETQFGSVSYSN; this is encoded by the coding sequence ATGTCAAACAGATATGATGTGATCATCGCTGGGGCAGGTCCAGCGGGGGCGCAGTGTGCACGAGATCTAGCTGACCGTGGGTACGATGTTGTCGTCCTAGAAACCGAAGCAGAAGATGAATTCCCAGCTCAAAGTAACAAATCTACCGGCGGAACGTTTGCGTCAATGATGACCTCCTTCGGCATCCCGGACGATGTCGTTATGCACGCGACTGAATCAGTAGTTCTTGAATCTCCAAATGAACACTTTATCCAGGACCAGCCGGGCTTTGTCTTGGACTTTGAGGCGTTCAAGAAGTTCCTTGTCGAGGATGGTCGTCACAAGGGTGCTGAGTATCGGTTTGATGCTCGTGTTCGTGACCCGATCGTCGAAGATGGTGATCTCGTTGGTGTCCGTTATAACCGTGACCAGGAGGTCTTTGGCGAAATCGTTATTGATGCTACGGGTCCGGCTGCGCCACTGGCTAAAGATCTGGGGATAGCCAATCTTGAGCGGGAGAACCACGCGATTGGTATTGAATACTTATTCGAAGGCGTCGATCTCAATCATCCCGAGTTTGCTGATCTCACTGACGCGATGATGTTGCGGTTGGACCACGAGTACGCCCCTGGAGGTTATTCGTGGATCTTCCATACGGGTGACGACACAGCAAAAGTCGGTATCTGTTACATCCAGAATGAACGCTATCAAGAAAACGCCATTCACGATCGCACCGTCGACGGGTATCTCGAACATTGGCTTGATACTGACCCACGGTTCGAGAACGCTAGACAAATCGCAGAGAGTCCAGTTCGGGGATCAGCACATGTACAGCCCCCCGGATCGATGAGTACTGATTCGTTTATGGCGATCGGTGATACTGTCCCATCGGTTGATCCTGTCTGGGGAGAGGGAATCTACAAGTGTATGAAATCAGCTCGAGCAGCTGCAATGACAGCCGACCGCTGTCTGACGAGGACGAAAAACACCTCTGCTGAGGAGATGGGAGTCTACGACGACCTATGGAACGAGCAAGTTGCCCCCAGACAAGACCGTCGATTGATGATGACGAGGTTGCTATACCTTGCACCAAACGAACGGTACGACCGACTCATGCAAGATCTGAACAAGCTCTCTCGAGATACCCTTTCAGATATTAACGATGGGAGCAAGCAGGAAATTGTAAAACTGTTGTATCCCAGTGATCTATCCTACCTCTGGAAATACTGGCGAGAAACACAATTTGGGAGTGTCTCTTACTCCAACTAA
- a CDS encoding DMT family transporter encodes MHPYVLLAGAILSELFGTTALKLSDGFSQPVPSIGVVLGYGAAFYLLSLTLEELPMGVVYGTWAALGIVGVAGIGAVVFDEPVDLAGLLGIGLIISGVYFVNVVSQMSAH; translated from the coding sequence ATGCATCCGTACGTACTGCTCGCTGGTGCAATACTCTCCGAATTATTCGGGACGACTGCCCTCAAACTCTCCGATGGATTTTCACAACCGGTTCCCAGTATTGGGGTTGTCCTCGGATATGGGGCAGCGTTCTATCTACTATCCCTGACGTTAGAGGAATTACCGATGGGTGTCGTCTATGGGACATGGGCAGCATTGGGTATTGTCGGTGTGGCAGGTATCGGGGCCGTTGTTTTTGATGAACCAGTTGATCTGGCAGGCCTTCTCGGAATTGGCCTCATTATCAGTGGCGTCTACTTCGTCAACGTGGTGTCACAGATGTCTGCCCACTAA
- a CDS encoding TrmB family transcriptional regulator produces the protein MTELGELGLSSYEEKAYRTLLVTGAVTAAELSDTSGVPKGRIYDVLNGLEARKLIWRQSSDPNQYVAVQPETVVDRLLAERAYELKQEWDRYREKAETVRSNLLPTPPTESSFWLGSLGSDEMSTALQQHMRTAESVVKAAVGPPYEDATWETLQSEVEGFFEGANTDLSVDLLFSEKAVTVLPDRFPHLIENQPADITVRTTPEIALSFDIVDNLETTIDVLHPVSGEDRIGVIGIKDSQVVSEFEQYFQRLWTDAVPLLE, from the coding sequence ATGACGGAATTGGGCGAGCTTGGACTCTCAAGTTACGAGGAGAAGGCCTATCGAACCCTTCTCGTAACAGGAGCTGTGACGGCAGCTGAACTCTCTGATACTAGTGGGGTTCCAAAAGGCCGTATCTACGACGTACTAAACGGTCTTGAAGCTCGCAAGCTGATTTGGAGACAGTCAAGCGATCCAAATCAGTACGTCGCCGTACAGCCAGAAACCGTCGTCGATAGGCTTCTGGCTGAACGAGCGTATGAACTGAAACAAGAGTGGGATCGTTACCGCGAGAAAGCAGAAACAGTTCGTTCGAACCTTTTGCCGACACCACCAACAGAGAGTAGTTTCTGGCTTGGATCGCTCGGGAGTGACGAAATGAGTACAGCACTCCAGCAGCATATGCGAACCGCGGAGAGCGTTGTCAAAGCAGCCGTCGGGCCTCCCTACGAGGATGCGACGTGGGAGACACTCCAATCTGAAGTGGAAGGCTTTTTCGAGGGTGCTAATACGGATTTGTCTGTCGACCTCCTCTTCAGTGAAAAAGCAGTTACCGTACTCCCCGACCGATTCCCACATCTAATTGAAAACCAGCCCGCAGACATAACTGTCAGAACGACTCCTGAGATTGCGCTTTCGTTTGATATCGTGGACAATTTGGAGACAACGATCGATGTGCTACATCCAGTATCTGGTGAAGACAGGATCGGTGTGATCGGGATCAAAGATTCGCAAGTAGTCTCCGAGTTTGAGCAGTACTTCCAACGACTGTGGACCGATGCTGTTCCCCTCCTTGAGTGA